Proteins encoded together in one Triticum dicoccoides isolate Atlit2015 ecotype Zavitan chromosome 7B, WEW_v2.0, whole genome shotgun sequence window:
- the LOC119337855 gene encoding histone H2B.3-like: protein MAPKAEKKPVAEKAEKTTAAKKTKTEKRPPASKEGGEKKGKKKSKKSVETYKIYIFKVLKQVHPDIGISSKAMSIMNSFINDIFEKLAGESAKLARYNKKPTITSREIQTSVRLVLPGELAKHAVSEGTKAVTKFTSA, encoded by the coding sequence ATGGCCCCCAAGGCGGAGAAGAAGCCGGTGGCGGAGAAGGCCGAGAAGACCACGGCGGCGAAGAAGACCAAGACCGAGAAGCGGCCGCCGGCGTCCAAGGAGGGCggcgagaagaaggggaagaagaagtccaagaagagcGTGGAGACGTACAAGATCTACATCTTCAAGGTGCTGAAGCAGGTTCACCCGGACATCGGCATCTCCTCCAAGGCCATGTCcatcatgaactccttcatcaacgACATCTTCGAGAAGCTCGCCGGCGAGTCCGCCAAGCTGGCGCGCTACAACAAGAAGCCAACCATCACGTCCAGGGAGATCCAGACCTCCGTCCGCCTCGTCCTCCCCGGCGAGCTCGCCAAGCACGCCGTCTCCGAGGGCACCAAGGCCGTCACCAAGTTCACCTCCGCTTAG